In a genomic window of Enterobacter asburiae:
- a CDS encoding amino acid permease: MEKKLGLSALTALVLSSMLGAGVFSLPQNMAAVASPAALLIGWGITGVGILLLAFAMLLLTRVRPDLDGGIFTYAREGFGELIGFCSAWGYWLCAVIANVSYLVIVFSALSFFTDTPELRLFGDGNTWQSIVGASALLWIVHWLILRGVQTAASINLVATLAKLVPLGLFIVLAFIAFRLDVFTLDFSGIALGVPVWEQVKNTMLITLWVFIGVEGAVVVSARARNKRDVGRATLLAVLAALGVYLLVTLLSLGVVARPELAEMRNPSMAGLMVKMLGPWGDVVIAAGLIVSVCGAYLSWTIMAAEVPFLAATHKAFPRLFARQNKNNAPSASLWLTNISVQVCLVLIWLTGSDYNTLLTIASEMILVPYFLVGAYLLKIATRPAHYVVGVGACIYGLWLLYASGPMHLLLSVVLYAPGLLVFIYARRTHQLENALKRREMALIGLLLVAAVPATWMLMG; this comes from the coding sequence ATGGAAAAGAAACTTGGCCTGAGTGCTCTGACTGCACTCGTTTTAAGCTCAATGCTGGGTGCGGGCGTATTCAGTTTACCGCAGAACATGGCGGCCGTTGCAAGCCCTGCCGCCTTGCTCATTGGCTGGGGCATTACCGGTGTCGGGATATTGCTGCTGGCATTCGCCATGCTGCTGCTGACCCGCGTTCGCCCGGATCTGGACGGCGGCATTTTCACCTATGCACGTGAAGGTTTTGGCGAGCTGATTGGCTTCTGCTCCGCCTGGGGCTACTGGCTGTGCGCGGTCATCGCTAACGTCTCTTATCTGGTGATTGTCTTCTCGGCGCTCAGTTTCTTTACCGATACCCCTGAGCTGCGCCTGTTTGGCGACGGTAATACCTGGCAGTCTATCGTCGGCGCCTCGGCGCTGCTGTGGATTGTTCACTGGCTGATTTTGCGCGGCGTCCAGACCGCCGCCAGCATCAACCTGGTAGCGACGCTGGCGAAACTGGTGCCGCTTGGCCTGTTCATCGTGCTGGCCTTCATTGCGTTCCGTCTCGACGTGTTTACGCTTGATTTCAGCGGAATTGCGCTTGGCGTTCCGGTCTGGGAACAGGTGAAAAACACGATGCTGATTACACTGTGGGTGTTTATCGGCGTTGAAGGCGCGGTGGTGGTTTCTGCCCGCGCGCGTAATAAACGCGATGTGGGCCGCGCCACGCTGCTGGCCGTCCTGGCGGCGCTGGGCGTGTATCTGCTGGTAACGCTGCTGTCGCTGGGTGTGGTGGCGCGTCCTGAACTGGCCGAAATGCGTAATCCGTCGATGGCAGGCCTGATGGTGAAAATGCTCGGCCCCTGGGGCGACGTGGTGATTGCCGCAGGGCTGATCGTCTCCGTCTGCGGCGCTTACCTGAGCTGGACCATCATGGCGGCTGAAGTGCCGTTCCTGGCCGCGACGCACAAGGCGTTTCCACGCCTGTTTGCCCGACAAAACAAAAATAATGCGCCATCAGCCTCACTCTGGCTGACCAACATCAGCGTTCAGGTCTGCCTGGTGCTGATCTGGCTCACAGGTTCAGACTATAACACCCTGCTGACCATCGCCTCCGAGATGATTCTGGTACCCTATTTCTTAGTGGGTGCGTATTTGTTAAAAATCGCCACGCGTCCGGCGCACTATGTCGTGGGCGTTGGGGCCTGTATTTACGGCCTGTGGTTGTTGTATGCTTCCGGGCCGATGCATCTGCTGCTGTCGGTAGTGCTGTATGCGCCGGGCCTGCTGGTATTTATCTACGCCCGCCGCACGCATCAGCTGGAGAACGCGCTGAAACGCCGTGAAATGGCCTTAATCGGGCTGTTACTGGTTGCTGCCGTACCGGCAACCTGGATGTTAATGGGATAG
- the pntA gene encoding Re/Si-specific NAD(P)(+) transhydrogenase subunit alpha, with the protein MRIGVPKERLANETRVAATPKTVEQLLKLGFTVAVESGAGKLASFDDEAFIQAGAEVVDGAEVWQSPVILKVNAPEESEIALLNPGTTLVSFVWPAQNPELMEKLAARGVTVMAMDSVPRISRAQSLDALSSMANIAGYRAIVEAAHEFGRFFTGQITAAGKVPPAKVMVIGAGVAGLAAIGAANSLGAIVRAFDTRPEVKEQVQSMGAEFLELDFKEEAGSGDGYAKVMSEAFIKAEMELFAAQAKDVDIIVTTALIPGKPAPKLITREMVDSMKPGSVIVDLAAQNGGNCEYTVANQVTTTTNGVKVIGYTDLPGRLPTQSSQLYGTNLVNLLKLLCKEKDGNITVDFDDVVVRGVTVVREGEITWPAPPIQVSAQPQAAQKAAPEPKEPAKPASPWRKYAIMALVIILFGWLADVAPKEFLGHFTVFALSCVVGYYVVWNVSHALHTPLMSVTNAISGIIVVGALLQIGHGGWISFLSFIAVLIASINIFGGFTVTQRMLKMFRKG; encoded by the coding sequence ATGCGTATTGGGGTACCAAAAGAACGGTTAGCCAATGAAACCCGCGTAGCGGCAACACCGAAAACGGTGGAGCAACTGCTTAAGCTGGGTTTTACCGTCGCGGTTGAAAGCGGCGCAGGCAAACTGGCGAGTTTCGATGACGAGGCCTTTATTCAGGCTGGCGCGGAAGTGGTGGACGGTGCTGAAGTCTGGCAGTCTCCCGTGATTCTGAAAGTCAACGCGCCGGAAGAGAGCGAGATTGCGCTGCTGAATCCGGGAACAACGCTGGTTAGCTTCGTCTGGCCTGCACAAAATCCTGAACTGATGGAGAAGCTGGCGGCCCGTGGCGTGACCGTGATGGCGATGGACTCCGTGCCGCGTATTTCGCGCGCGCAGTCGCTGGATGCGCTCAGCTCCATGGCAAACATTGCCGGCTACCGCGCCATTGTTGAAGCTGCTCACGAATTTGGACGCTTCTTTACCGGTCAAATCACCGCGGCGGGGAAAGTCCCGCCGGCGAAAGTGATGGTGATTGGCGCGGGCGTGGCGGGTCTTGCTGCAATCGGTGCGGCAAACAGCCTGGGCGCTATCGTGCGCGCGTTCGACACCCGTCCCGAAGTGAAGGAACAGGTTCAGAGTATGGGGGCCGAATTCCTTGAGCTGGACTTTAAGGAAGAAGCGGGCAGCGGTGATGGCTATGCGAAGGTGATGTCAGAAGCCTTTATCAAAGCCGAAATGGAACTCTTCGCCGCGCAGGCGAAAGACGTCGACATTATTGTTACCACCGCGCTTATTCCGGGTAAACCCGCGCCGAAGCTGATCACCCGCGAGATGGTGGACTCCATGAAGCCAGGCAGCGTGATTGTCGACCTGGCGGCGCAAAACGGCGGTAACTGCGAGTATACCGTTGCCAATCAGGTGACCACGACTACTAACGGCGTGAAGGTTATCGGCTATACCGATCTCCCTGGCCGCCTGCCAACCCAGTCTTCCCAGCTGTACGGTACCAACCTGGTTAACTTGCTGAAGCTGCTTTGCAAAGAGAAAGACGGCAACATCACCGTTGATTTTGATGACGTGGTGGTGCGCGGCGTCACCGTGGTACGCGAAGGTGAAATTACCTGGCCTGCGCCGCCTATTCAGGTTTCTGCTCAGCCTCAGGCGGCGCAGAAAGCGGCACCCGAGCCAAAAGAACCTGCTAAACCGGCTTCACCGTGGCGTAAATACGCCATCATGGCGCTGGTTATCATTCTGTTCGGCTGGTTGGCTGACGTTGCGCCGAAAGAGTTCCTCGGCCACTTTACCGTCTTCGCACTCTCCTGCGTCGTAGGTTATTACGTGGTGTGGAACGTCTCCCACGCGCTGCATACGCCGCTGATGTCGGTCACTAACGCCATCTCGGGGATCATCGTGGTGGGGGCGTTACTGCAGATTGGACACGGCGGCTGGATCAGCTTCCTGAGCTTTATCGCGGTGCTGATCGCCAGTATCAATATTTTCGGTGGTTTCACCGTGACTCAGCGCATGCTGAAAATGTTTCGTAAAGGCTAA
- a CDS encoding DUF1471 domain-containing protein has product MKLKNTLLASALLCATALSANAATELTPEQAAALKPFDHTVIVGRYNSIGDAVAAASKAADKNGAASFYVVDQSDYGNSGNQRVTIALYKDNAPKADAPKNRVINGIVELPKDQAIELEPYDTVTVQGFYRSQPEVNDAITKAAKEKGAYSFYIVRQVDANQGGNQRITAFIYKEDAKKRVLQSPDAIPADSEAGRAAIAKGGEEAKKVEIPGVATSAAPSAEVGRFFETQSTKGGRYSVTLPDGTKIEELNKATAAQMVPFDSIKFTGNYGNMTEVSYQVAKRAAKKGAKYYHITRQWQERGNNVTISADLYK; this is encoded by the coding sequence ATGAAGCTTAAGAACACACTCCTGGCGTCCGCACTTCTCTGTGCGACCGCCCTGTCTGCGAATGCCGCAACAGAGTTAACGCCGGAGCAAGCGGCAGCATTAAAACCTTTTGACCATACGGTCATTGTGGGTCGTTATAATTCTATTGGCGATGCCGTCGCCGCCGCATCAAAAGCCGCTGATAAAAACGGGGCGGCCTCGTTTTACGTTGTTGACCAGTCCGATTACGGCAACAGCGGTAACCAGCGCGTGACCATTGCGCTGTATAAAGATAATGCGCCAAAGGCTGACGCACCGAAAAACCGCGTGATCAACGGTATCGTTGAGCTGCCGAAAGATCAGGCCATTGAGCTGGAACCTTACGACACCGTTACCGTTCAGGGCTTCTATCGCAGCCAGCCTGAAGTGAACGATGCCATCACCAAAGCCGCAAAAGAGAAAGGTGCCTACTCTTTCTATATCGTGCGTCAGGTGGATGCTAACCAGGGTGGCAACCAGCGCATTACCGCATTCATCTACAAAGAAGATGCGAAAAAACGCGTTCTGCAGAGCCCGGATGCCATCCCTGCGGACTCTGAAGCGGGTCGCGCAGCGATAGCCAAAGGCGGCGAAGAAGCGAAGAAAGTTGAAATTCCAGGCGTCGCGACCTCTGCTGCGCCAAGCGCTGAAGTGGGCCGTTTCTTTGAAACACAATCCACGAAAGGTGGCCGCTACTCCGTTACGCTGCCGGACGGCACTAAAATTGAAGAGCTGAACAAAGCCACTGCCGCGCAAATGGTGCCGTTCGACAGCATCAAGTTCACCGGCAACTACGGCAATATGACGGAAGTCTCTTACCAGGTCGCGAAGCGTGCGGCGAAGAAAGGGGCGAAGTATTACCACATCACCCGCCAGTGGCAGGAACGTGGCAACAACGTGACCATCAGCGCCGATCTGTACAAGTAA
- the folM gene encoding dihydromonapterin reductase, which produces MGNAPLRPILITGGGRRIGLALAHHFLNLRHPVIVSYRTEYPSIEGLRKAGAVCIQADFSTDEGILAFAEQVKSTATGLRAVIHNASAWCAEKPGTSLSDTLSAMLQIHVNAPYLLNHALQDLLRGHGHAAGDIIHFTDYVVERGSDKHIAYAASKAALDNMTRSFARKLAPEVKVNAIAPAMILFNENDDAEYRQQALNKSLMKIAPGEKEVIDLVDYLLTSCYVTGRTFAVDGGRPLR; this is translated from the coding sequence ATGGGAAATGCACCGCTTCGCCCAATATTGATCACCGGTGGAGGCCGCCGTATCGGCCTCGCCCTCGCCCATCACTTTCTCAACCTTCGCCATCCGGTCATTGTCAGCTACCGTACGGAATACCCGTCGATTGAGGGGTTGCGCAAAGCCGGAGCGGTTTGCATTCAGGCTGATTTTTCCACCGATGAAGGCATCCTGGCCTTTGCGGAGCAGGTGAAATCCACCGCGACGGGGCTGCGCGCTGTGATCCATAACGCCAGCGCCTGGTGTGCCGAGAAGCCCGGCACGTCCCTCAGCGATACGCTATCTGCCATGCTGCAGATCCACGTCAACGCCCCTTATCTGCTTAACCACGCCCTGCAGGATCTGCTGCGCGGTCACGGCCATGCTGCGGGTGACATTATCCACTTCACCGATTATGTGGTTGAGCGCGGCAGCGACAAGCACATCGCTTATGCGGCCAGTAAAGCCGCGCTGGACAACATGACGCGCTCCTTTGCCCGCAAGCTTGCGCCCGAGGTGAAGGTGAACGCCATCGCCCCGGCGATGATTTTGTTTAACGAAAACGATGATGCGGAGTACCGCCAGCAGGCGCTGAATAAGTCGCTGATGAAAATTGCCCCAGGCGAGAAAGAGGTGATCGACCTTGTGGATTACCTCCTCACCAGCTGCTATGTCACCGGCAGAACCTTTGCCGTGGACGGTGGACGCCCGCTGCGCTAG
- the rstA gene encoding two-component system response regulator RstA: MNKIVYVEDEPEVGQLIAAYLGKHDMDVIVEPRGDRAEEVVVRENPDLVLLDIMLPGKDGMTLCRDLRARWDGPIVLLTSLDSDMNHILSLEMGANDYILKTTPPAVLLARLRLHLRQHASIEREAPAPSLTPHKAMRFGTLSIDPVNRQVLLSGELIALSTADFDLLWELATHAGQIMDRDALLKNLRGVSYDGMDRSVDVAISRLRKKLQDNATEPYRIKTVRNKGYLFAPHAWET; this comes from the coding sequence ATGAATAAGATTGTTTATGTTGAAGACGAACCCGAAGTCGGGCAATTGATCGCCGCCTATCTGGGTAAACATGATATGGACGTCATTGTTGAGCCTCGCGGCGATCGTGCCGAAGAGGTGGTCGTCCGTGAAAATCCGGATTTAGTGCTGCTGGACATCATGCTGCCAGGCAAAGACGGCATGACGCTCTGCCGTGACCTGCGCGCGCGCTGGGACGGCCCTATCGTTCTGCTCACCTCACTGGACAGCGATATGAACCATATTCTGTCGCTGGAGATGGGCGCCAATGATTACATTCTGAAAACCACACCGCCTGCCGTCCTGCTGGCCCGCCTGCGCCTGCATTTGCGCCAGCACGCCAGTATCGAACGCGAAGCGCCCGCACCGTCTCTGACGCCTCACAAAGCGATGCGCTTCGGTACGCTGTCTATTGACCCGGTTAACCGCCAGGTCCTGCTTTCCGGTGAGCTTATCGCCCTCTCCACCGCAGACTTTGACCTGCTGTGGGAGCTGGCAACGCATGCCGGGCAAATCATGGACCGCGACGCGCTGCTGAAAAACCTCCGTGGCGTGAGCTATGACGGAATGGATCGCAGCGTTGACGTGGCGATTTCGCGTCTGCGCAAAAAATTGCAGGATAACGCCACCGAGCCCTACCGCATTAAAACCGTGCGTAATAAGGGTTATCTGTTTGCCCCGCACGCCTGGGAAACCTGA
- a CDS encoding GlpM family protein, with protein MGLVIKAALGALVVLMIGILAKTKNYYIAGLIPLFPTFALIAHYIVASERGTEALRTTIVFGMWSIIPYFLYLLSLWYFTGFLRLPLALGGAVICWALSAWVLIFFWGRFH; from the coding sequence ATGGGGCTGGTGATCAAAGCCGCGCTGGGGGCGCTGGTGGTGTTAATGATTGGCATTCTGGCAAAAACCAAAAACTACTATATTGCCGGGCTGATCCCGCTGTTCCCGACCTTCGCGCTGATTGCCCACTATATTGTGGCTTCTGAACGGGGCACGGAGGCGTTACGTACGACCATTGTGTTTGGCATGTGGTCGATCATCCCGTATTTTCTCTACCTGCTTTCGCTGTGGTATTTCACCGGTTTTCTGCGGCTTCCCCTGGCGCTGGGCGGGGCGGTGATCTGCTGGGCACTCAGCGCCTGGGTGTTAATATTCTTCTGGGGCCGCTTTCACTAG